AATTGCCGAACCAAAAAATCGAGCAAAATCAACGCCATTCCCCCGTGACACACAAGCCTCGGACCAGCTTCATGCAGTCGTCATCGCGCCTTCCATATAATCGCCATGGTCGGTTCCGCCATTAAGACCCGGGTGGGCGCCGATCCTCCTCGCAGCCTCAGGGGATGCGAGGAACGGCCGGCAGGATATGTCCTGGTTTGAACCGGAGAATTTTCGATGAGCTTCAGATCGAACGACACTGCGATCGACGAGATCGTGGCGAGCTGCAATGGCGATCTGCGCGGTGCCGTGCGGGCGCTGCTCCTGATCAACGAGCATCTCGAGGCGGAGCTGGCAAGGGCCTACGCCGCGGCAGCCGATCACGGCCTGACGGAGCGCGGCGGCAGCGTCCTGCACTAGGGACGCGGTCGGCCTAGTTGGTGCTGTCCTCGTCCTTTTCCTCGTCCGGGGTGACGGCAGGGCAGGCGCGGATGGTCGAGCGGGCAAGCTTGGCGTCGTCCCTGGACTTGTAGGGACCATCGCCGAACCAGATGTCACCGTCGATCACGGGATTGCTGGTCACGATGTTGCACTTGCCAGTGGCGCGGTTGCCGACCACCCAGAACAACCCGTCGGCGAGACTCACCGTCCCCGACGCCAGCAGCAATGTACCTGCAAGGATCAAACGCATCATGGCTGTGCTCCTGCCATGAAGGTAAGCCCGCGACCGTGGCGCCAATACCCCTCGCCACTCGGTGCGTCTTATCGTGGTTAATCCACCGCCGCCGCACCTGCTCAAGAACTGATCGACTTGTCGGCTAAATATCGCGGCCTTCGACCTTCTCGGTCAGCGCCTTGACCTGCTCGGGGATCTTCTCGAGGTGCGGATTGACGGCGAGCGCCTTGCGGTAGGCCTCGAGCGCGCGCTTCTCGTCGCCGACCTCCTGCATGATCATGCCGAGCCCTGCGAGCGCGCCGAAATGGCGGGGCTCGCGGATCAGCACCTCGCGGATGTCGGCGAGCGAACGGCCGTAGTCGTTCTGCATGTAGTGGAGCGTGGCACGCCGGTTCCAGGCTTCGATATAGTCAGGCCTGAGCTTGATGACCGAATCCAGCAGCTTGATCGCGATGTCGATCTTCTGCGCCTCGACCGCGGTCTTGGCCCGCGACATCAGCAGCGCCGCGGTGTCGCTCGGGGTCTGGATCCAGATCGCCCAGATCCGCGCCTCGACATGCTTGGCGCTGGCTTCGTCAGGCGCAGCCTTCAGCGCGCCGAACAGGAAATCGAGATTCTTGCTGCGGTCAACCTTGGGCAGCTTGGACGGCGCCTCGGGAAGCTTCTTCTGCTTGCCGGGCGGAGGCGGCGGCTCAACCTGTTGCGCCAGGGCCGGAGCCAGCCCGGCGGTTCCCAGCACAAGGGCCAGACCAAGCACCATGGAGAGGGTGCGCGCGAAAGGGAATCTCACAGCCATCATCAAAGTCTAAACGCGCAAAGCCGCCCTTGCATAGCAGGGGCGGCGTCAAACTCGTGTGAGACCGTGGTCTTGCGGGAGCGCGCGAAAGGCGACCGCGAGGGCAATATCAGCCCTGGCGAGCCTTGAAGCGGCGCTGCACCTTGTTGATCACATAGACCCGGCCCTTGCGGCGGACCAGGCGGTTGGCGCGATGGCGACCGCGCAGCGACTTCAGCGAGTTACGGACCTTCATGGCAGAATCCTGAACGTTCGAAAGGCCGTGTTCGGCACTACCGTTTCGGCACGCGCGAATGTGGCAAAATGAGATTTTTCCCGCTGGCGGACCGACCGCCCGGGACGGGGCGGTTCTTAAGGCATGGCGGGAGGTCATGTCAATGTTAACTGCCCGGTTCCGGGCCAGCAAATTCTTGAAAACAACCCCATGCACAGTAGAAAAGGCCGGATCGGCCCAATCTTCTCCATTCGCGGTCAGGCATAGCAAAGACTTTTTGCAGGCAGCGCTTTTACCTCCGGCAACGCCTTGCCAAATTCGTTATATCATATAATCAATTTGCCAACCCGCCGGGAGGACACCAATGCCAAAGCTA
The genomic region above belongs to Bradyrhizobium arachidis and contains:
- the ykgO gene encoding type B 50S ribosomal protein L36; protein product: MKVRNSLKSLRGRHRANRLVRRKGRVYVINKVQRRFKARQG
- a CDS encoding tetratricopeptide repeat protein; its protein translation is MAVRFPFARTLSMVLGLALVLGTAGLAPALAQQVEPPPPPGKQKKLPEAPSKLPKVDRSKNLDFLFGALKAAPDEASAKHVEARIWAIWIQTPSDTAALLMSRAKTAVEAQKIDIAIKLLDSVIKLRPDYIEAWNRRATLHYMQNDYGRSLADIREVLIREPRHFGALAGLGMIMQEVGDEKRALEAYRKALAVNPHLEKIPEQVKALTEKVEGRDI